ACGCGATACTCTCCACGAAGCGTCTTCGTTCTCGTCGGTCCGCTCTCAGCCATCGTCGCCCGTGCCGTCCTGCTCTTCGCCGCCGTCGGCGAGCGCAGGCGGTGTCGCGTTCGGTGGCGGAGCGCCTGCATCCTCAGCAGGGTTCATCGGCGCGGGCTGCTGGCTCTCGTCCATCTCGGGGAACTCGCCCTCCTCGATGAACTCCACGATGGCCTTGGTGTCGAGCCCGGGAGCGTACTGGGCGATGTTCTTGATGACGGTCGACCGGTTTTCCTGGATCTCGGATTGCTCCTGCTCGTCCTGCTCGGCCAGCGGCTCGCGGTCGATCGAGTAGTCGCCACCAGCCGGCCCGGTGACGACCTGGTATTTGACGAGCCGGTCGGCCAGCTCCCGGACGATCTGCGGGTCACAGACCTGTTCGATGAGCTCGGCGACCGCACCGTAGAACTCTCGGAGGTCCTGGGCACCCGCGACCTCGCCGCTTTCATTGCCCTTGAGAATCTTCTGCGGAATCTTCGTGGCTTCGCTCAGCGACTCGATGAGCGCCTGCTTAACCTTCTCGGGGTCGATCTGCTCGCCCGCGATCCGGTTGACCTCTACACCCTGAGTCCGCATCATCGGCTGGAACTCGTTGACGTACGCGTCCGTCTCCGCATCGATCTGGTCCTCTGCGTCGTCGTTCAGGTTCGCGTCCTTGTCGACGTTAATGTGGAGCCCAGGACGTGCGATCGAGTACGCCGCCTCGGCCGCACTCCCCTCGAGTTTCTGCAGGTCGGTGACCGTGTTGTAGACCGGTTCGAGCGCTGGCGTGCCTCGGACTTCGTCGTCGAGGAGCCCGCCCGCGATGTGGATGACGCGGCTGTGGTGGACCCACTGCTCGCGTTGTCCAGCTCCGAAGATATCCTCCGTCCCGGCGTCGTTCTCATCCGAGAAATCGATACGGTAGTACTCGGGCTGACCCCACCGGCCGCTGTTGGCATCGGCCCACCGGATATCGGTGACCGAGATCTGCGATAGCGGTCGAAGCCACTCGATAGCATCGCCGGGGTCGTTCTGAGCGACCGCCGACTGGTCCACTGGGTCGACGAACTGCTGGTCCTCGCCGTCGGCCCACCCGATCATCAGCAGGCCGAACTGGCCGATGCGCGAGAGGAGATGCGCCCGCTTGCAGTAGTGCCAGAGCCGCGTCGAGCTGACGACGTCGGACATGTCCGACTCGAAGTCGGTGTCCGTGCCAGCCTCGGTGTTCTTCTCGTCGACGTACTCTGGGGGGTTACGCCATGCCGTCTCGGCAGGGATCGAGATGACAGCGTTCGCGTGGGGGTTCCGGAGGAACGAGGCGTAGTAGTCCTCGATGTCTGGGGAGCGGTCCCACGCGAAGTTATCGTAGTAGTCCCGCTTCCCACCGTACGCGATGCCGAGGGCAGCGGCGAGGACCGCCCGATTCCGGAGGCCGCCGAAGTCGTCCCGCGTCGGGCCGTCGCCGTCTTCAGAGTGTTCTATCGCCATCGATTCGACCTCCCTGTTGCTGGCGTGCCGAAGGCCCCAGCAGTTCCTTGGTTGTCGTCATCATCTGGAATGAGATCCTCCGCCATCAGCACGGCCTCGATAGCAGCGTCGAGGTGATCCGGCGAGTGGCCCAGGCGCTCTTCGACCTTCGACTTCGGATCGGCGACGTACACCTGGTCCTCCCGAGAGCTGTAGTAGCGCTCCTCGAGCGTCAGGGTGCGCGCCGCAATCTGGAGTTCCTTCCGGAGACGCGTGTCGGAGAACTGCCCGCCGCGCTCCATCCAGTCGCCGAGCTCGCACAGCCCCTCGGTCCAGCGGTCTTTGTACTCGTCAGCCTGGGCCGCCTCGGCCCCGTTCTTGAACAGGTCGACCTCGGGGTACCGGGCGTTGGTGTCGTCGGCCTTGCCCGAGCCCTCCCCGATTGCGTCGACGGCGATCGGCGCGTCGGGCTCCTCGTCGAGGAGGCCCCACATCGCGTTGAACTGGACCGTGTGGTCGGTGCCGGGCTGAGAGTACGCGACGACGAGCACGCCGCCGCGCTCGTCGATCTGGACGGTTCGGTCGCCCGACCGAGCGACGTCGATGCCGGTCCCCCGTCGCGGCTTGCTCGTGTCCAGGTCGTCGGCATCGACGTACGCTGCGTTGACGAGGTCGAGGTCGAACGGGCGGTTCTCCGCAGCGCCTGCGGGCGGCATGATGCCGGCGAACCGGCGATACCACCGCGAGTCGAGGTCTTCACGGAACTGCGGCGACGTCCGCGTCGACATAGCCCGAGCCTCATCGTAGCCCGGCCAGGCCAATCCGTTCAGTGCTTCCCACTTCGTCTTCAGTTTCTCAAGTCCGGTCAGACCCGGGACGACGTCGCCCTCGCGAGCACCGCGCTCGACCTGGACGTTGTGTGAGTCGAAC
This region of Halomarina salina genomic DNA includes:
- a CDS encoding anti-CBASS protein Acb1 family protein → MAIEHSEDGDGPTRDDFGGLRNRAVLAAALGIAYGGKRDYYDNFAWDRSPDIEDYYASFLRNPHANAVISIPAETAWRNPPEYVDEKNTEAGTDTDFESDMSDVVSSTRLWHYCKRAHLLSRIGQFGLLMIGWADGEDQQFVDPVDQSAVAQNDPGDAIEWLRPLSQISVTDIRWADANSGRWGQPEYYRIDFSDENDAGTEDIFGAGQREQWVHHSRVIHIAGGLLDDEVRGTPALEPVYNTVTDLQKLEGSAAEAAYSIARPGLHINVDKDANLNDDAEDQIDAETDAYVNEFQPMMRTQGVEVNRIAGEQIDPEKVKQALIESLSEATKIPQKILKGNESGEVAGAQDLREFYGAVAELIEQVCDPQIVRELADRLVKYQVVTGPAGGDYSIDREPLAEQDEQEQSEIQENRSTVIKNIAQYAPGLDTKAIVEFIEEGEFPEMDESQQPAPMNPAEDAGAPPPNATPPALADGGEEQDGTGDDG